The following coding sequences lie in one Cronobacter universalis NCTC 9529 genomic window:
- a CDS encoding GGDEF domain-containing protein encodes MSERDRDQLLSQATDQYWQHIIPIVWLALMIHVGLIFLFLSMSIPTLAIFNIFSVMVYIHCLNEIEHYRYLYVGTLMSVEILAHAIVTTVLLGWESNFYLFVFSLIPIVSFSFQQVPVRRALFLAAIAVLGTAGYALRHHTGTASGLSPSVLNSIGIANAVMAISFLMYTTLRSVEFTHTMKLDLFNTASRDSLTNLYTRRHFMHQVALLEKESGNPNVALLLLDIDHFKAINDSCGHSYGDMILQRIARAITDNVRESDIVARWGGEEFLVLMPDTSLSDARRVAERLMGRIQEWVGQTEKNPREVTATLALSALGKDEAFEKALNRADKMLYAGKQQGRNRLVMAD; translated from the coding sequence ATGTCAGAAAGAGATCGCGACCAACTCCTTAGCCAGGCGACCGACCAGTACTGGCAACACATTATTCCGATCGTCTGGCTGGCGTTGATGATTCACGTCGGGCTGATTTTTCTGTTTCTGTCGATGAGCATTCCGACGCTCGCCATTTTTAACATTTTCAGCGTGATGGTTTATATCCACTGCCTGAATGAGATAGAGCACTACCGGTATCTGTATGTCGGTACCCTGATGAGCGTGGAGATCCTGGCGCATGCCATTGTCACTACAGTATTGCTGGGCTGGGAGAGCAATTTTTATCTGTTTGTCTTTTCGCTGATCCCGATTGTCTCGTTCAGTTTTCAGCAGGTGCCGGTGCGGCGCGCGCTGTTTCTGGCGGCGATTGCGGTGCTGGGCACGGCAGGTTACGCCCTGCGGCATCATACCGGTACGGCGTCCGGGTTAAGCCCGTCGGTGCTGAACAGCATCGGTATCGCCAATGCGGTGATGGCGATTAGTTTTCTAATGTATACCACGCTGCGTTCGGTCGAATTCACACACACGATGAAACTCGATCTTTTTAATACCGCCAGCCGTGACAGCCTGACGAACCTGTATACCCGACGCCACTTTATGCATCAGGTGGCTCTGCTCGAAAAAGAGTCCGGCAACCCAAACGTGGCGCTGCTGCTGCTGGATATCGACCATTTCAAAGCGATCAACGACAGTTGCGGCCACAGCTACGGGGATATGATTTTGCAGCGGATCGCTCGCGCCATTACCGATAACGTGCGCGAGAGCGATATCGTGGCGCGCTGGGGCGGGGAGGAGTTTCTGGTATTGATGCCGGATACCTCGCTGTCGGATGCCAGGCGGGTGGCGGAGCGGCTGATGGGGCGTATTCAGGAGTGGGTCGGCCAGACAGAGAAAAATCCGCGTGAAGTGACCGCGACGCTGGCGCTCAGCGCGCTCGGCAAAGACGAGGCGTTTGAAAAAGCGCTTAATCGCGCTGATAAAATGTTGTATGCCGGTAAGCAGCAGGGGCGGAACCGGCTGGTGATGGCGGACTAA
- the ssb1 gene encoding single-stranded DNA-binding protein SSB1, whose product MASRGVNKVILVGNLGQDPEVRYMPNGGAVANLRLATSESWRDKQTGEMKEVTEWHSVVLYGKLAEVAGEYLRKGSQIYIEGQLRTRKWQDQSGQDRYSTEVVVNVGGTMQMLGGRQGGGAPAGGNMGGGQQQGGWGQPQQPQQQGGGAQFSGGAQSRPQQQAPAPSNEPPMDFDDDIPF is encoded by the coding sequence ATGGCCAGCAGAGGCGTAAACAAGGTGATTCTCGTCGGTAATCTGGGGCAGGACCCGGAAGTACGCTACATGCCGAACGGCGGGGCCGTGGCGAACCTGCGCCTGGCGACTTCCGAATCCTGGCGCGATAAGCAGACCGGTGAGATGAAAGAAGTGACCGAATGGCACAGCGTCGTGCTGTACGGGAAACTGGCGGAAGTGGCGGGCGAATACCTGCGCAAAGGCTCGCAGATCTACATCGAAGGTCAGCTGCGCACGCGTAAATGGCAGGATCAGAGCGGTCAGGATCGCTACTCTACCGAAGTCGTGGTGAACGTCGGCGGCACCATGCAGATGCTGGGCGGCCGTCAGGGCGGCGGCGCACCGGCAGGCGGCAACATGGGCGGCGGCCAGCAGCAGGGCGGCTGGGGTCAGCCTCAGCAGCCGCAGCAGCAGGGTGGCGGCGCGCAGTTCAGCGGCGGCGCACAGTCCCGTCCGCAGCAGCAGGCGCCAGCGCCTTCTAACGAACCGCCGATGGATTTCGACGACGATATCCCGTTCTGA
- a CDS encoding MmcQ/YjbR family DNA-binding protein gives MTNSDLLDYCMNKPGAEQSERQEWKAAQIKVGDVMFAMVHDVKNRPAVSLKTSPELAELLRQEHKDVFPSAQLNKAHWSTLYLDGELPDSQIYYLVDASYQQVVGLLPEQVRQQLSV, from the coding sequence ATGACGAATTCTGATTTGCTGGATTATTGTATGAACAAACCGGGCGCGGAACAGAGTGAGCGCCAGGAGTGGAAAGCGGCGCAAATTAAAGTCGGCGATGTGATGTTCGCGATGGTGCACGACGTTAAAAACCGTCCCGCCGTCTCGTTAAAAACCAGCCCGGAGCTGGCAGAACTGTTGCGCCAGGAGCATAAAGACGTATTTCCCAGCGCACAGTTGAACAAAGCGCACTGGAGCACGCTGTATCTGGATGGAGAATTGCCGGATTCGCAAATCTATTATCTGGTCGACGCGTCATACCAGCAGGTTGTGGGGCTATTGCCGGAGCAAGTCCGACAACAGCTGTCAGTGTAA
- a CDS encoding secondary thiamine-phosphate synthase enzyme YjbQ, with protein MWFQQTLTLKARPRGFHLITDDIVSQLPVLSQVHTGLLHLLLQHTSASLTLNENCDPSVRRDMERYFLSAVPDNGEYEHDDEGPDDMPAHIKSSTLGVSLMLPVTQGRLLLGTWQGIWLGEHRNHGGSRRIVATLQGESL; from the coding sequence ATGTGGTTTCAACAAACCCTGACATTAAAAGCCAGACCGCGGGGTTTTCACCTCATCACTGATGACATTGTCAGCCAGCTTCCCGTGCTATCGCAGGTGCATACGGGGCTATTGCATCTTTTACTTCAGCACACCTCGGCCTCTTTGACGCTCAATGAAAATTGCGATCCTTCGGTGCGTCGCGATATGGAGCGTTATTTTCTAAGCGCCGTACCGGATAACGGCGAGTATGAGCATGATGACGAGGGGCCTGACGATATGCCTGCGCATATCAAATCCTCTACGTTGGGCGTTTCTCTGATGTTGCCGGTTACGCAGGGGCGTCTGCTGCTCGGCACCTGGCAGGGGATTTGGCTTGGCGAACATCGCAACCATGGCGGCTCGCGCCGGATAGTCGCGACGCTACAAGGAGAATCTTTATGA
- the tyrB gene encoding aromatic amino acid transaminase — protein MFQNVDAYAGDPILSLMERFKEDPRSDKVNLSIGLYYNEQGIIPQLQAVAQAEARLNAQPHGASLYLPMEGLNNYRSAIAPLLFGADHPALTAGRIASIQTVGGSGALKVGADFLKRYFPHSRVWVSDPTWENHVAIFSGAGFEVSTYPWFDEATNGVRFEALLEKLNTLSARDIVLLHPCCHNPTGADLTNEQWDAVVGVLKVRELIPFLDIAYQGFGAGMEEDAYAIRAIASAGLPALVSNSFSKIFSLYGERVGGLSVVCDEAETAARVLGQLKATVRRNYSSPPNFGAQVVATVLNDAALKAQWLAEVEAMRSRILEMRQALVEVLKTEVPGRNFDYLLKQRGMFSYTGLSAAQVDRLRDEFGVYLISSGRMCVAGLNSRNVKQVAQAFAAVM, from the coding sequence GTGTTTCAGAATGTTGACGCCTACGCCGGCGACCCCATCCTTTCGCTGATGGAACGCTTTAAAGAAGATCCCCGCAGCGACAAAGTTAACCTGAGTATCGGCCTCTATTACAACGAGCAGGGCATTATCCCGCAGCTACAGGCCGTGGCTCAGGCAGAAGCGCGCCTTAACGCGCAGCCGCACGGCGCCTCGCTTTATCTCCCGATGGAAGGGCTCAACAACTACCGCAGCGCGATAGCGCCGCTGCTGTTCGGGGCCGATCACCCGGCGCTGACCGCAGGCCGTATCGCCAGCATCCAGACGGTGGGCGGCTCGGGCGCGCTGAAAGTCGGCGCGGATTTCCTTAAACGTTATTTTCCGCATTCCCGCGTCTGGGTCAGCGATCCGACCTGGGAAAACCACGTAGCCATCTTCAGCGGCGCCGGGTTTGAAGTAAGCACTTACCCCTGGTTTGACGAGGCTACCAACGGCGTGCGTTTCGAGGCGCTGCTGGAAAAACTTAACACCCTCTCTGCGCGCGATATCGTACTGCTGCACCCGTGCTGCCATAACCCGACCGGCGCGGATCTCACAAACGAGCAGTGGGATGCCGTCGTCGGGGTGCTGAAAGTGCGCGAGCTAATCCCGTTCCTGGATATCGCCTATCAGGGTTTTGGGGCAGGAATGGAAGAAGACGCCTACGCGATCCGCGCTATCGCCAGCGCGGGCCTGCCGGCGCTGGTCAGCAACTCGTTCTCAAAAATCTTCTCGCTCTATGGCGAGCGGGTGGGCGGGCTGTCCGTGGTCTGTGACGAGGCAGAAACCGCCGCCCGCGTACTGGGCCAGCTGAAAGCCACCGTGCGCCGCAACTACTCGAGCCCGCCGAATTTCGGCGCGCAGGTCGTTGCGACGGTCCTCAATGATGCCGCGCTGAAAGCGCAGTGGCTCGCCGAGGTGGAAGCGATGCGCAGCCGCATTCTGGAGATGCGCCAGGCGCTGGTGGAGGTTCTCAAAACGGAAGTACCCGGGCGTAATTTCGATTATTTGCTCAAGCAGCGCGGGATGTTCAGCTATACCGGCCTGAGTGCTGCGCAGGTTGACCGCCTGCGTGACGAGTTCGGTGTTTATCTGATAAGCAGTGGACGCATGTGCGTGGCGGGCCTTAACAGCCGTAACGTGAAACAGGTGGCGCAGGCGTTTGCCGCCGTCATGTAA
- a CDS encoding filamentous hemagglutinin N-terminal domain-containing protein: MKTSRGATFRAPKELRAKMGPVCFATLLALGMVQNASAAITADTSAANQPGIHTSAGGATVVDINKASSQGVSHNIYSEFNVDKNGVVLNNSTTNTSTQQAGNINGNANLAGQSATVILNEVRSSDPSQLNGMVEVAGQSAQVIIANPSGITCDGCGFINTNHATLTTGTANFDDKGNLTGYDVQKGQVVITGAGMDVNNNGKPQMTDIYARSVKVNAELQANTLNIVTGANRVRTIGTVEKTLDGVGQAPGVALDVSSLGSMYAGKISMLGTEEGVGVRLDNADITAQDGLTITTAGKLENHNSVIASGNTLSINSESLDNSNGEIRSDAGGLVINSRGDLNNHNGKITGDNVSVSGGDTNNTDGVIESKGNMTLRGFTLDNRSGVISSGGDLGASYEYSNHNDPSVYAIKNENGVIASAGNMYIETVNIDNNSGLINADKSLSITATKLINTNSDDFVASENWKGANQAGGIYAGESDGPNTHSHYLTGENVLTVASLDNESGRIVSTGKNTDLRISSSQEINNNNGVIDSAKSLTINQYSQFNNGNGKVTAAQDLNLNAYDFTSDSQGEIKGNNVNIRTSGTFNNSGKISATRDLLLNVGDGHNYLADTSYNKGQITAGGAMTLQTDMTNFVNEGTIKAGDALSWHGTNVTNKGVIDSNSDIRFSVQSLKNAKGATIDGKSVTISGTVDNQGTITPDYIPDDVPTPHPDDNGGHTPVPNPSPAPAPAPTPEYHHH; this comes from the coding sequence ATGAAAACCAGCAGAGGAGCAACCTTTCGCGCCCCGAAAGAGTTGCGTGCTAAAATGGGCCCTGTCTGTTTTGCCACGCTTCTGGCTTTAGGCATGGTGCAAAACGCCAGCGCGGCCATTACGGCTGATACCAGCGCAGCCAATCAACCGGGTATTCATACCAGCGCTGGCGGCGCAACCGTTGTTGATATCAATAAAGCCAGCAGCCAGGGTGTTTCACACAATATTTATTCTGAATTTAACGTTGATAAAAATGGCGTGGTGCTGAACAACAGCACCACGAATACGTCTACGCAACAGGCCGGTAATATTAACGGTAACGCGAACCTGGCAGGGCAGAGCGCGACGGTGATCCTCAACGAAGTGCGCTCTTCCGATCCAAGTCAGTTAAACGGCATGGTGGAAGTCGCTGGGCAGTCTGCTCAGGTCATTATTGCGAACCCTTCCGGTATTACCTGTGACGGCTGCGGTTTTATTAACACCAATCATGCCACTCTGACCACAGGAACGGCGAACTTCGATGATAAGGGCAATCTGACCGGTTATGACGTTCAGAAAGGCCAGGTCGTCATCACCGGCGCTGGCATGGACGTTAACAATAACGGCAAACCGCAGATGACGGATATTTATGCGCGCTCCGTAAAAGTGAATGCCGAGCTGCAGGCTAATACCCTTAATATTGTGACAGGCGCGAACCGCGTCAGAACGATCGGTACCGTAGAAAAAACCCTGGATGGTGTCGGCCAGGCGCCTGGGGTAGCGCTGGATGTCTCTTCGCTCGGCTCTATGTATGCCGGTAAAATCTCGATGTTGGGTACCGAAGAGGGCGTTGGCGTGCGTCTTGATAATGCAGATATCACTGCGCAGGACGGGCTTACAATTACCACTGCAGGTAAGCTTGAAAACCATAACAGCGTGATCGCGTCCGGCAATACCCTCAGCATTAACAGCGAGTCACTGGATAACAGCAACGGTGAAATTCGTTCTGACGCGGGCGGCCTTGTGATTAACTCCCGTGGTGATCTGAACAACCACAACGGTAAAATCACTGGCGATAACGTTTCTGTTAGTGGTGGCGACACCAATAATACCGATGGCGTGATTGAGTCTAAAGGCAACATGACTCTGCGAGGCTTTACGCTCGATAACCGCAGCGGTGTTATTAGCAGCGGCGGCGATCTCGGTGCCAGCTACGAATACAGCAATCATAACGATCCTTCCGTTTATGCCATTAAAAACGAGAATGGTGTGATAGCTTCCGCTGGCAATATGTATATCGAAACGGTAAACATTGATAACAACAGCGGTCTGATCAATGCCGACAAATCGTTGTCAATCACTGCCACTAAGCTGATTAATACAAACAGTGACGATTTCGTCGCCAGTGAAAACTGGAAAGGCGCTAACCAGGCGGGAGGTATTTACGCTGGCGAAAGTGACGGGCCTAACACGCACTCTCACTATCTGACTGGCGAAAACGTGCTTACCGTTGCGTCGCTGGATAACGAATCCGGCCGTATCGTTTCTACAGGCAAAAATACTGACCTGCGGATTAGCAGCAGCCAGGAGATTAACAACAATAACGGCGTTATCGATTCTGCAAAATCGTTGACCATTAACCAGTACAGCCAGTTTAACAATGGCAATGGTAAAGTGACCGCCGCTCAGGATCTTAACCTCAATGCCTATGATTTCACCTCTGATAGTCAGGGTGAAATTAAAGGTAACAACGTGAATATTCGTACCAGCGGCACGTTCAATAATAGCGGCAAGATTTCAGCCACGCGCGATCTGTTGCTCAATGTAGGCGATGGCCATAATTATCTGGCTGATACCAGCTATAACAAAGGCCAGATTACTGCTGGCGGCGCGATGACGCTGCAAACAGATATGACCAACTTTGTTAACGAAGGGACTATCAAAGCAGGCGACGCGCTGAGCTGGCATGGCACTAATGTCACGAACAAAGGGGTTATCGACAGCAACAGCGATATTCGCTTTAGCGTTCAGTCGCTGAAAAATGCAAAAGGCGCAACGATTGACGGTAAGAGCGTTACCATCAGCGGTACCGTGGATAACCAGGGCACGATTACTCCCGATTACATTCCGGATGACGTCCCGACGCCGCACCCGGATGATAACGGTGGCCATACACCGGTACCGAATCCATCTCCGGCTCCAGCCCCGGCTCCGACACCTGAATATCACCATCACTAA
- the uvrA gene encoding excinuclease ABC subunit UvrA, whose translation MDKIEVRGARTHNLKNINLVIPRDKLIVVTGLSGSGKSSLAFDTLYAEGQRRYVESLSAYARQFLSLMEKPDVDHIEGLSPAISIEQKSTSHNPRSTVGTITEIHDYLRLLYARVGEPRCPDHDVTLAAQTVSQMVDNVLALPEGKRLMLLAPVIKERKGEHTKTLENLASQGYIRARIDGEVCDLSDPPKLELQKKHTIEVVVDRFKVREDLAQRLAESFETALELSGGTAVVADMDDEKAEELLFSANFACPICGYSMRELEPRLFSFNNPAGACPTCDGLGVQQYFDPDRVVQNGELSLAGGAIRGWDRRNFYYFQMLRSLADHYKFDVEAPWNTLSEKVQHAVLFGSGKETIEFKYMNDRGDTSVRRHPFEGVLHNMERRYKETESNAVREELAKFISNRPCATCEGTRLRREARHVFVENTALPTISDMSIGHAMEFFNNMKLSGQRAKIAEKVLKEIGDRLKFLVNVGLNYLTLSRSAETLSGGEAQRIRLASQIGAGLVGVMYVLDEPSIGLHQRDNERLLGTLIHLRNLGNTVIVVEHDEDAIRAADHVIDIGPGAGVHGGQVVAEGPLDAIMAVPESLTGQFMSGKRKIEVPKERVKADPEKVLKLTGARGNNLKDVTLTLPVGLFTCVTGVSGSGKSTLINDTLFPIAQRQLNGATIAEPAPYRDVQGMEHFDKVIDIDQSPIGRTPRSNPATYTGVFTPVRELFAGVPEARSRGYTPGRFSFNVRGGRCEACQGDGVIKVEMHFLPDIYVPCDQCKGKRYNRETLEIKYKGKTIHEVLDMTIEEAREFFDAVPALARKLQTLMDVGLTYIRLGQSATTLSGGEAQRVKLARELSKRGTGQTLYILDEPTTGLHFADIQQLLAVLHQLRDQGNTIVVIEHNLDVIKTADWIVDLGPEGGSGGGEILVSGTPETVAECEASHTARFLKPLLK comes from the coding sequence ATGGATAAGATAGAAGTTCGGGGCGCCCGCACCCACAATCTCAAAAATATCAACCTCGTCATTCCGCGCGACAAACTGATCGTCGTGACCGGGCTGTCGGGTTCCGGCAAGTCTTCACTGGCTTTCGACACGCTCTACGCCGAAGGGCAGCGCCGTTATGTCGAGTCGCTTTCCGCCTACGCGCGTCAGTTCCTGTCGCTGATGGAAAAGCCGGATGTCGATCATATTGAAGGGCTGTCGCCTGCTATTTCCATTGAGCAGAAATCGACGTCCCATAACCCGCGTTCTACCGTGGGGACCATCACTGAAATCCACGACTATCTGCGTCTGCTCTACGCCCGCGTCGGCGAACCCCGCTGCCCGGATCACGACGTTACGCTTGCGGCGCAAACCGTCAGCCAGATGGTGGATAACGTGCTGGCGCTGCCGGAAGGCAAGCGCCTGATGCTGCTGGCGCCTGTGATCAAAGAGCGTAAAGGCGAGCACACCAAGACGCTGGAAAACCTGGCAAGCCAGGGCTATATCCGCGCGCGTATCGATGGCGAAGTGTGCGATCTCTCCGATCCGCCGAAGCTGGAATTGCAGAAGAAACATACCATCGAAGTGGTCGTGGACCGCTTCAAGGTGCGTGAAGATTTAGCGCAGCGCCTGGCCGAGTCGTTTGAAACCGCCCTTGAGCTTTCCGGCGGTACGGCGGTCGTGGCGGATATGGACGACGAAAAAGCGGAAGAGCTGCTGTTCTCCGCCAACTTCGCCTGCCCGATTTGCGGCTACAGCATGCGCGAGCTTGAGCCGCGCCTGTTTTCGTTCAACAACCCGGCCGGCGCCTGCCCGACCTGTGACGGCCTTGGCGTGCAGCAATATTTCGATCCGGATCGCGTGGTGCAGAACGGCGAGCTGTCGCTCGCGGGCGGCGCCATTCGCGGCTGGGATCGCCGCAACTTCTACTATTTCCAGATGCTGCGCTCGCTGGCCGACCACTATAAGTTCGACGTCGAAGCGCCCTGGAATACGCTCAGCGAAAAAGTGCAGCACGCGGTGCTGTTCGGCTCCGGTAAAGAAACTATCGAATTCAAATACATGAACGATCGCGGCGACACCTCCGTGCGTCGTCATCCGTTCGAAGGCGTGCTGCATAATATGGAGCGCCGCTACAAAGAGACCGAATCCAACGCGGTGCGCGAGGAGCTGGCGAAATTTATCAGCAACCGCCCCTGCGCCACCTGTGAAGGTACGCGCCTGCGTCGCGAAGCGCGCCATGTGTTTGTCGAAAACACGGCGCTGCCGACCATTTCCGATATGAGCATCGGTCACGCGATGGAGTTCTTCAATAATATGAAGCTCTCCGGCCAGCGCGCCAAAATCGCGGAAAAGGTGCTGAAAGAGATTGGCGATCGCCTGAAATTCCTGGTGAATGTCGGTCTGAACTACCTGACGCTCTCCCGTTCAGCGGAAACGCTCTCAGGCGGCGAGGCGCAGCGCATCCGTCTGGCAAGCCAGATTGGCGCGGGCCTGGTCGGCGTGATGTACGTGCTGGACGAGCCGTCCATCGGCCTGCATCAGCGCGATAACGAACGCCTGCTGGGCACGCTGATTCACCTGCGTAACCTCGGCAACACCGTAATTGTTGTAGAGCACGATGAAGACGCCATCCGCGCCGCCGACCATGTGATCGACATCGGCCCTGGCGCTGGCGTGCACGGCGGCCAGGTGGTCGCGGAAGGCCCGCTGGACGCGATTATGGCGGTGCCGGAATCGCTCACCGGGCAGTTTATGAGCGGTAAGCGCAAGATTGAAGTGCCGAAAGAGCGCGTAAAAGCCGATCCGGAAAAAGTGCTGAAGCTGACAGGCGCGCGCGGCAACAACCTCAAAGACGTTACCCTGACGCTGCCGGTAGGGCTCTTTACCTGCGTAACGGGCGTTTCCGGTTCAGGTAAATCGACCCTTATCAACGATACGCTGTTCCCGATTGCCCAGCGCCAGCTCAACGGCGCGACGATCGCCGAACCGGCGCCGTATCGCGACGTTCAGGGCATGGAGCATTTCGATAAAGTTATCGATATCGACCAGAGCCCGATTGGCCGCACGCCACGTTCGAACCCGGCGACCTACACGGGCGTCTTTACGCCGGTGCGCGAGCTGTTCGCAGGCGTGCCGGAAGCGCGTTCGCGCGGCTACACGCCGGGCCGCTTTAGCTTTAACGTGCGCGGCGGGCGTTGTGAAGCCTGCCAGGGCGACGGCGTTATCAAAGTTGAGATGCACTTCCTGCCGGATATCTACGTGCCGTGCGATCAGTGCAAAGGCAAGCGCTATAACCGCGAAACGCTGGAGATCAAATACAAAGGCAAGACTATCCATGAAGTGCTGGATATGACCATCGAAGAAGCGCGTGAGTTCTTCGACGCGGTGCCGGCGCTGGCGCGCAAGCTGCAAACGCTGATGGACGTTGGCCTGACTTATATTCGTCTCGGCCAGTCCGCCACCACGCTTTCCGGCGGTGAAGCGCAGCGCGTGAAGCTCGCGCGTGAACTCTCGAAACGCGGCACCGGGCAGACGCTCTATATCCTCGATGAGCCGACCACCGGTCTGCACTTCGCGGATATCCAGCAGTTGCTGGCGGTTCTGCATCAGCTGCGGGATCAGGGCAACACAATCGTGGTGATTGAGCATAACCTCGATGTGATCAAAACCGCCGACTGGATCGTCGATCTGGGCCCGGAAGGCGGCAGCGGCGGCGGCGAGATCCTCGTCTCCGGTACGCCGGAAACCGTGGCGGAGTGCGAAGCCTCGCATACCGCTCGCTTCCTGAAACCGCTTCTGAAATAA
- a CDS encoding ShlB/FhaC/HecB family hemolysin secretion/activation protein — MIVCRSNVYIAILSVLAGVHSPAYGEVTANQQALNQQQQDEARRETLTTESKSLLSTVEGKPSEGLNLPEEQPCYPINAIQLENKNAVAHWMTFQDVTRSVKGKCVGINGLRMIHKVVQNRLIEHGYITTRVLLPEQNLRSGTLTFRVLPGTISDIVFKGDSGKYIHAMNNFPEHPGDVLDLRGLEQGLENLQRTPGSEANIRLLPGTKPGETQVEVARTQPKHWRLGAWADDSGSKYTGRYQSGLAFYLDNLTSLNDLFYAAYGGGLKNEDGRRSDNVSAFYSVPWGYWKLEFYGSKYRYTQTIHDSASSYLYSGIEKYLSAQLSRVIYRSASQKTTLALKAFRRDSTYQLNDVEIEVQRRKTSNWRLSLEHLAYLPFGQIRSSLGYQKAARWFNELEDAEEDVGSADPQARIITMGVDGAFPFKIGKLSMSYEPHFMSQTSPDRLTQPDKFTIGNRWTVRGFDGETTIYADKGWYLRNDINLNLPQWGMQPYLGLDYGEVKGSKNDYWSGKQLAGAALGVRGAKGKFGYDLFAGVPLMKPQELHTSPFTLGFALQWQY; from the coding sequence GTGATTGTTTGTCGTTCCAACGTATATATAGCGATCCTGTCGGTACTGGCTGGCGTTCACTCTCCCGCTTATGGTGAAGTTACCGCGAATCAACAGGCGTTAAACCAGCAGCAGCAAGATGAAGCCCGGCGAGAAACTCTTACTACGGAAAGTAAATCCTTACTTTCAACCGTGGAAGGTAAGCCCAGTGAAGGGCTGAATTTGCCCGAAGAGCAGCCTTGCTATCCGATTAACGCGATTCAGCTTGAGAATAAAAACGCGGTAGCGCACTGGATGACCTTTCAGGATGTAACGCGCAGCGTGAAGGGAAAATGTGTTGGCATCAATGGTCTGAGAATGATCCATAAAGTCGTGCAAAATCGTCTGATTGAGCACGGCTATATTACGACGCGCGTTTTGCTCCCTGAACAGAATCTCAGGAGCGGCACGCTCACGTTCAGAGTCCTTCCCGGAACGATTAGCGATATTGTTTTTAAAGGTGACAGCGGCAAGTATATTCACGCAATGAATAATTTCCCTGAGCATCCGGGCGATGTACTTGATTTGCGCGGTCTTGAACAGGGGCTGGAGAACCTGCAACGCACGCCAGGCTCCGAAGCCAATATTCGTTTATTGCCGGGAACGAAGCCTGGCGAAACGCAGGTTGAAGTAGCACGTACCCAGCCTAAACACTGGCGGCTGGGCGCGTGGGCCGATGACTCCGGCAGTAAGTACACGGGGCGTTACCAGAGCGGGCTTGCCTTCTATCTGGACAATCTGACTTCGCTTAACGATTTGTTCTACGCCGCTTATGGCGGAGGGCTTAAAAATGAAGATGGCCGCCGCAGCGATAACGTCTCGGCGTTTTACTCGGTTCCGTGGGGGTACTGGAAACTCGAATTTTATGGCAGCAAATACCGCTATACGCAAACCATCCACGACAGCGCTTCCAGCTATCTCTACAGCGGCATCGAAAAGTACCTCAGCGCGCAGCTCAGCCGGGTGATTTACCGCAGCGCCAGCCAGAAGACGACGCTGGCATTAAAAGCTTTCCGTCGGGATTCCACCTATCAGCTTAATGATGTGGAGATTGAAGTGCAGCGGCGCAAAACCAGCAACTGGAGGCTATCGCTCGAGCATCTCGCGTATCTGCCATTTGGCCAGATCAGAAGCAGCCTCGGCTACCAGAAAGCGGCGCGCTGGTTTAATGAACTGGAAGATGCTGAAGAAGATGTTGGCAGCGCAGACCCACAGGCGCGCATCATTACGATGGGTGTCGACGGCGCGTTCCCGTTTAAAATCGGCAAACTGTCTATGAGCTATGAACCGCACTTTATGTCGCAAACGTCGCCGGATCGCCTCACGCAGCCGGATAAATTCACCATCGGCAACCGCTGGACAGTGCGCGGTTTTGATGGCGAAACGACGATCTACGCTGATAAGGGCTGGTACCTGCGCAACGACATTAATCTCAACCTGCCGCAGTGGGGAATGCAACCGTACCTTGGACTCGACTATGGCGAAGTGAAAGGTTCGAAAAACGATTACTGGAGCGGCAAGCAACTTGCCGGCGCAGCGCTGGGCGTGCGCGGCGCGAAAGGCAAATTTGGCTACGATCTGTTTGCCGGCGTGCCGCTGATGAAACCACAGGAACTGCATACCAGCCCCTTTACGCTCGGCTTCGCCCTGCAGTGGCAATACTGA